In the genome of Magnolia sinica isolate HGM2019 chromosome 2, MsV1, whole genome shotgun sequence, one region contains:
- the LOC131226616 gene encoding uncharacterized protein LOC131226616, which yields MIVAQYEAIFAELSRYVTRLDEDYKITRLEEGLRQNIRTRFCCADIQKYSEIVDKALRAERDCEHFLKSKVGSQSRTAPNQQQPLEKRQWMHVQAAPLGNQEQHFPENCSYCGKYGHKAQVCRTRLKDMGVMPLQQIPPRVQLPVPTQQSGQASCALPSKPPQNQHNRPQPPTSQNQRNQLTKMQPSRARVYSIHSIAPADKPEDNHNIVEGKPVILDKICKSVLVILGGIPMIANLVVMDMFGYDIIFSIDWLTPNHVKLDCYEKTVGFSIPRREPFTIQGKQMNERIERIMLLMNGETPELSVDQIPVVREYQEVFQDIPGLPPCREVDFGINLLPGSAQISMSHIEWRLSK from the exons ATGATTGTAGCTCAATACGAAGCCATATTCGCTGAGTTGTCAAGATATGTCACAAGACTAGACGAAGATTATAAAATAACAAGACTTGAAGAAGGTCTTCGTCAGAATATCCGAACAAGATTTTGTTGTGCAGATATTCAGAAGTACTCTGAAATTGTAGATAAAGCCCTTCGAGCCGAGAGAGATTGTGAACATTTTCTGAAGTCGAAGGTAGGAAGCCAAAGCAGAACCGCTCCAAATCAACAACAACCTTTGGAGAAGAGACAATGGATGCATGTTCAAGCAGCACCATTAGGAAATCAGGAGCAACATTTTCCTGAAAATTGTTCGTATTGTGGAAAATATGGACATAAAGCTCAAGTGTGTAGGACCAGACTTAAAGACATGGGAGTGATGCCGCTTCAGCAAATACCTCCCAGAGTGCAACTTCCAGTACCTACTCAACAGTCGGGTCAAGCGTCGTGTGCATTGCCTTCTAAGCCTCCACAGAATCAACATAATAGGCCTCAACCTCCTACGTCTCAAAATCAGAGAAATCAACTAACCAAAATGCAGCCGTCGAGAGCTCGGGTTTATTCTATTCATTCTATCGCACCGGCAGACAAGCCAGAAGATAACCATAATATTGTGGAAG GAAAGCCTGTTATTTTAGATAAGATTTGCAAGTCTGTTTTGGTCATATTAGGAGGGATTCCAATGATAGCTAACTTGGTTGTCATGGACATGTTtggatatgatattatttttagtaTAGATTGGCTTACCCCTAATCATGTCAAGTTGGATTGTTATGAAAAGACAGTTGGTTTTTCCATACCTCGAAGAGAGCCATTTACAATTCAAGGGAAGCAGATGAATGAAAGGATCGAGCGTATTATGCTGTTAATGAATGGAGAGACACCAGAATTGTCTGTAGACCAAATTCCGGTAGTGAGGGAGTATCAAGAAGTCTTCCAAGATATACCAGGTTTGCCACCTTGTAGAGAAGTAGATTTTGGTATTAATCTTCTGCCAGGATCAGCACAAATATCTATGTCTCATATCGAATGGCGCCTGTCAAAATGA